From Streptomyces sp. HUAS MG91, the proteins below share one genomic window:
- a CDS encoding 4-oxalomesaconate tautomerase, with protein MTGPAELRCMLMRGGTSKGAYFLAGDLPADPADRDALLLRVMGSPDPRQIDGLGGAHPLTSKVAVVSRSADADADVDYLFLQVGVDRSEVSDRQNCGNLLAGVGPFAVERGMVAAGPHETSVRIRMVNSGDRATATFPTPGGRVDYTGDAEISGVPGAAAAVVVEFPPGERALLPTGHVRDTVAGTEVTCVDNGMPTVLIPADALGVTGYETPQELEADGRLAARLHDIRLAAGELMGLGDVATATVPKLTLLAPPRYGGAVTTRTFIPVRCHTSIGVLGAASVAAGIRIDGSVAAGIGAPPADGDRLRIEHPTGFTDIESSLGRTADDCPLSRRTAVVRTARKIFDGTVFPRSATTAPLPAPTPGGHR; from the coding sequence GTGACCGGCCCGGCCGAGCTGCGCTGCATGCTGATGCGCGGCGGCACCTCCAAGGGCGCGTACTTCCTCGCCGGCGACCTGCCCGCCGACCCGGCCGACCGGGACGCGCTGCTGCTGCGCGTCATGGGCAGTCCCGACCCGCGCCAGATCGACGGGCTCGGCGGCGCGCACCCTCTGACGAGCAAGGTCGCGGTGGTGTCCAGGTCGGCCGACGCCGACGCGGACGTCGACTATCTCTTCCTCCAAGTCGGCGTCGACCGGTCTGAGGTGTCGGACCGTCAGAACTGCGGGAACCTGCTCGCGGGCGTCGGTCCGTTCGCCGTCGAGCGCGGAATGGTGGCCGCCGGGCCGCACGAGACCTCCGTACGGATCCGCATGGTCAACTCCGGCGACCGCGCCACGGCGACCTTCCCGACGCCCGGCGGCCGGGTCGACTACACGGGCGACGCGGAGATCTCCGGCGTGCCGGGCGCCGCGGCGGCCGTCGTCGTCGAATTCCCGCCGGGGGAGAGGGCGTTGCTGCCCACCGGCCACGTCCGCGACACCGTCGCCGGCACCGAGGTCACCTGCGTCGACAACGGCATGCCGACCGTGCTGATACCTGCCGACGCTCTCGGGGTCACCGGCTACGAGACACCGCAGGAGCTGGAGGCGGACGGGAGACTGGCCGCCCGGCTGCACGACATCCGGCTCGCGGCGGGGGAGTTGATGGGGCTCGGCGACGTCGCGACCGCCACCGTCCCCAAGCTGACCCTGCTCGCGCCGCCCCGGTACGGCGGCGCGGTCACCACCCGCACCTTCATCCCGGTCCGCTGTCACACCTCCATCGGCGTGCTCGGCGCCGCGAGCGTGGCCGCCGGAATCCGGATCGACGGCAGCGTGGCCGCCGGGATCGGCGCACCGCCCGCCGACGGCGACCGGCTGCGGATCGAGCACCCCACCGGATTCACCGACATCGAGAGCAGCCTCGGCCGCACCGCCGACGACTGCCCGCTGTCCCGCCGCACCGCCGTGGTCCGCACGGCCCGCAAGATCTTCGACGGCACCGTCTTCCCCAGGTCCGCCACGACGGCGCCCCTGCCCGCCCCGACCCCAGGAGGTCACCGATGA
- a CDS encoding PadR family transcriptional regulator has product MSLRYAVLAALLEGEASGYDLAKIFDVSVSNFWAATPQQLYRELERLAADGLIRARVVPQERRPNKRLFTLTADGRADLAAFTAKEPRPMAVRDELLVKVQAVDVGDTAAVRAHIEERMTWATGKLARYERVRAHLLHGMTEAEFLRDGERVGPYLTLLRGISLEEENLRWGRRALEILDLRTARAER; this is encoded by the coding sequence ATGTCTCTCAGATACGCGGTGCTCGCGGCCCTGCTGGAGGGTGAGGCGTCGGGCTATGACCTGGCGAAGATCTTCGATGTGTCCGTGTCCAACTTCTGGGCCGCGACGCCCCAGCAGCTCTACCGCGAGCTGGAGCGGCTCGCCGCCGACGGCCTGATCCGGGCGCGCGTCGTCCCCCAGGAACGCAGGCCGAACAAGCGGCTGTTCACGCTCACCGCCGACGGCCGCGCCGACCTCGCCGCCTTCACCGCCAAGGAGCCGCGGCCCATGGCGGTGCGCGACGAGCTGCTGGTGAAGGTGCAGGCCGTGGACGTCGGCGACACGGCCGCCGTGCGTGCCCACATCGAGGAGCGCATGACGTGGGCGACGGGCAAACTCGCCCGCTACGAGCGCGTCCGCGCCCACCTCCTGCACGGCATGACCGAGGCGGAGTTCCTGCGCGACGGCGAGCGGGTCGGCCCGTACCTGACACTGCTGCGCGGCATCTCCCTGGAGGAGGAGAACCTCCGCTGGGGCCGCCGCGCCCTGGAGATCCTGGACCTGCGCACGGCACGGGCGGAGCGATGA
- a CDS encoding alpha-hydroxy-acid oxidizing protein: MSPQFGDYQYEIYLDGLRGVVPTLPMEFGELERRAEAALPPSIWSYVAGGAGDERTQRANVEAFGRYGLMPRMMVGAARRDLSVELFGHRLASPLFMAPVGVIGLCAQDGHGDLATARAAARTGVPMVASTLTVDPMEDVAAEFGDTPGFFQLYTPTDRALAESLVKRAEAAGYKGIVVTLDTWVTGWRPRDLSTANFPQLRGHCLANYTSDPRFRELTPSDDPQAVVGSWVGIFGNPLTWDDLPWLRSLTDLPLILKGVCHPEDVRRARDGGVDGIYCSTHGGRQANGGLAALDALPGVVEAADGMPVLFDSGIRSGADVVKALALGATAVGVGRPYAYGLAVGGEDGIVHVLRSLLAEADLTMAVDGYPTLADLTPESLVTLPRG, translated from the coding sequence ATGAGCCCGCAGTTCGGCGACTACCAGTACGAGATCTACCTCGACGGACTGCGCGGTGTCGTCCCCACGCTCCCCATGGAGTTCGGGGAGCTGGAGCGGCGGGCCGAGGCGGCGCTGCCGCCGTCGATCTGGTCGTACGTGGCCGGGGGCGCCGGGGACGAGCGGACACAGCGGGCCAATGTGGAGGCCTTCGGGCGGTACGGGCTGATGCCGCGGATGATGGTGGGCGCGGCCCGGCGGGACCTGTCCGTGGAACTGTTCGGGCACCGGCTGGCGTCGCCGCTGTTCATGGCGCCGGTCGGGGTGATCGGGCTGTGCGCGCAGGACGGCCACGGGGATCTGGCGACGGCGCGGGCCGCGGCGCGCACCGGGGTGCCGATGGTGGCGTCGACGCTGACCGTGGACCCGATGGAGGACGTGGCCGCCGAGTTCGGTGACACACCCGGCTTCTTCCAGCTGTACACGCCGACCGACCGGGCGCTCGCCGAGAGCCTGGTGAAGCGGGCCGAGGCGGCCGGCTACAAGGGCATCGTGGTCACCCTGGACACCTGGGTGACGGGCTGGCGCCCGCGCGACCTGTCGACCGCGAACTTCCCGCAGCTGCGCGGCCACTGTCTCGCCAACTACACCTCGGACCCGCGATTCAGGGAGCTGACCCCGTCCGACGATCCGCAGGCCGTCGTCGGATCGTGGGTGGGCATCTTCGGCAACCCGCTCACCTGGGACGATCTGCCGTGGCTGCGCTCGCTCACCGATCTGCCGCTGATCCTCAAGGGCGTCTGCCACCCGGAGGACGTGCGCCGCGCCCGGGACGGCGGCGTGGACGGCATCTACTGCTCGACGCACGGCGGCCGCCAGGCCAACGGCGGCCTGGCGGCGCTCGACGCGCTGCCCGGCGTCGTCGAGGCGGCCGACGGCATGCCGGTGCTCTTCGACTCCGGCATCCGCTCGGGCGCCGACGTCGTGAAGGCGCTCGCGCTGGGCGCGACGGCCGTCGGCGTCGGGCGCCCGTACGCGTACGGGCTCGCGGTGGGCGGTGAGGACGGCATCGTGCACGTGCTGCGTTCGCTGCTCGCCGAGGCCGATCTGACGATGGCCGTGGACGGCTATCCGACGCTCGCCGATCTGACGCCGGAGTCCCTGGTCACCCTTCCGCGAGGCTGA
- a CDS encoding alpha/beta hydrolase, whose protein sequence is MARPVTPGELRALIAAPHPDVAPLPPAAERPHGTRLLRGVPYAVPDGARPLELDLWLPGAPGPAPLVLFVHGGAWRRGQRDDMGVTTRAWAPGPFERLAAAGLAVACVDYRLSGEALFPAPLDDLRAALRWLGVRAAELGVDPARTVVWGESAGGHLAALLALTHDAPRLAGAVVWYGPADLTTPRPPFDPADPATPEALLLGAAPRDVPEAAVAASPVHRVHGGAPPFLVVHGEADTMVACSHGRDLARALREAGAPVELHTVAGADHGWYGLAPDEVERIFARSVAFATTAK, encoded by the coding sequence GTGGCGCGACCGGTGACGCCGGGTGAGCTGCGGGCGCTGATCGCCGCCCCGCATCCCGACGTCGCCCCGCTGCCGCCCGCCGCCGAACGCCCGCACGGTACGCGCCTGTTGCGCGGTGTGCCGTACGCGGTTCCCGACGGCGCGCGCCCGCTGGAGCTGGACCTGTGGCTGCCCGGCGCGCCGGGCCCCGCTCCCCTGGTGCTGTTCGTGCACGGCGGGGCGTGGCGGCGCGGGCAGCGCGACGACATGGGAGTGACCACGCGCGCCTGGGCCCCGGGCCCCTTCGAGCGGCTCGCGGCGGCCGGTCTCGCGGTGGCCTGCGTCGACTACCGGCTCAGCGGCGAGGCGCTGTTCCCCGCGCCGCTGGACGATCTGCGGGCGGCGCTGCGCTGGCTCGGTGTCCGGGCGGCCGAGCTGGGCGTCGATCCGGCGCGCACGGTGGTGTGGGGCGAGTCGGCGGGCGGGCACCTGGCCGCGCTGCTCGCGCTGACGCACGACGCGCCGCGGCTGGCCGGGGCGGTGGTCTGGTACGGGCCCGCCGATCTGACGACGCCCCGGCCGCCGTTCGACCCCGCCGACCCGGCGACGCCGGAGGCACTGCTGCTGGGCGCGGCTCCCCGGGACGTGCCGGAGGCCGCCGTCGCCGCGAGCCCCGTGCATCGGGTCCACGGGGGCGCTCCGCCGTTCCTGGTGGTGCACGGCGAGGCCGACACGATGGTGGCGTGCTCGCACGGACGGGACCTCGCGCGGGCGCTGCGGGAGGCCGGGGCGCCGGTGGAACTGCACACGGTCGCCGGTGCCGATCACGGCTGGTACGGCCTGGCCCCGGACGAGGTGGAGCGGATCTTCGCCCGGTCCGTGGCGTTCGCCACCACCGCGAAATGA
- a CDS encoding SGNH/GDSL hydrolase family protein — MNPSDQPVPPASYLRYVALGDSQTEGVGDGDDTTGLRGCADRLAERLAELDPGTRYANLAVRGRLSGQVRAEQLPPALALRPDLATVVAGVNDLMRPSFDADETAGHLEAMFAALTGAGAKVATVTFPDVGRMIPVARPLAGRITALNARIRVAAERHDVAVAETAHAPVFTDTRLWAADRLHASPLGHARIAAAVADALRLPGSDDSWTLPLPPRPAPPHTATAELRWLASYLGPWLGRRLRGRSSGDGRRARRPQLLPVSLAEG, encoded by the coding sequence ATGAACCCTTCCGACCAGCCGGTGCCCCCTGCCTCCTATCTGCGCTACGTGGCGCTCGGCGACAGCCAGACCGAGGGCGTCGGTGACGGCGACGACACGACCGGGCTGCGCGGCTGCGCCGACCGCCTCGCCGAACGGCTCGCGGAGCTCGACCCCGGCACGCGGTACGCGAACCTCGCGGTGCGCGGCCGCCTCTCCGGGCAGGTGCGCGCCGAGCAGCTTCCGCCCGCGCTCGCCCTGCGCCCCGACCTGGCGACGGTCGTGGCCGGGGTCAACGACCTGATGCGGCCGTCCTTCGACGCCGACGAGACGGCCGGCCACCTGGAGGCCATGTTCGCGGCGCTGACCGGGGCGGGCGCCAAGGTGGCCACGGTGACCTTCCCCGACGTCGGCCGGATGATCCCGGTCGCGCGCCCGCTCGCCGGCCGGATCACCGCCCTCAACGCACGGATCCGGGTCGCGGCCGAACGCCACGACGTCGCCGTCGCGGAGACCGCCCACGCACCGGTCTTCACCGACACGCGGCTGTGGGCCGCCGACCGGCTGCACGCGAGCCCGCTCGGCCACGCCCGGATCGCGGCCGCGGTCGCCGACGCCCTCCGCCTGCCCGGCAGCGACGACTCCTGGACCTTGCCGCTGCCCCCGCGGCCCGCCCCGCCGCACACGGCGACGGCCGAACTGCGCTGGCTCGCCTCGTACCTGGGGCCGTGGCTCGGCCGGCGGCTGCGCGGCAGATCCTCCGGCGACGGGCGCCGCGCCCGGCGCCCGCAGCTGCTTCCCGTCAGCCTCGCGGAAGGGTGA
- a CDS encoding quercetin 2,3-dioxygenase has product MTMEFATRYRAASRIPADPSKPYVIEKGEGDRAHLFGDLITVYAGGEQTENTFNFFTVEGPRGDIIPAHVHADTHEVFYVTQGAVRLFVEDTEGEQSERVLTPGDFGFVPKNCPHAYRMERHHTQIVGVAAGPGHTFERFFETLGTPTEQLGLPAEPFVPEQHKFGSVREQFDVRFLPDHQWRDR; this is encoded by the coding sequence ATGACCATGGAGTTCGCGACGCGGTACCGCGCCGCCTCCCGCATCCCGGCCGATCCGTCGAAGCCGTACGTCATCGAGAAGGGCGAGGGCGACCGCGCCCATCTGTTCGGGGATCTGATCACGGTCTACGCGGGCGGCGAGCAGACGGAGAACACCTTCAACTTCTTCACGGTCGAGGGCCCGCGGGGCGACATCATCCCGGCGCACGTGCACGCGGACACGCACGAGGTGTTCTACGTGACGCAGGGAGCGGTCCGGCTCTTCGTCGAGGACACCGAGGGCGAGCAGAGCGAACGGGTCCTGACGCCGGGCGACTTCGGCTTCGTACCGAAGAACTGCCCGCACGCCTACCGCATGGAGCGCCATCACACGCAGATCGTCGGCGTCGCGGCGGGCCCCGGCCACACCTTCGAGCGGTTCTTCGAGACGCTGGGCACACCGACGGAGCAACTCGGCCTGCCTGCCGAGCCGTTCGTGCCGGAGCAGCACAAGTTCGGCTCGGTGCGCGAGCAGTTCGACGTGCGCTTCCTGCCGGACCACCAGTGGCGCGACCGGTGA
- a CDS encoding 4-carboxy-4-hydroxy-2-oxoadipate aldolase/oxaloacetate decarboxylase, which produces MPGIIVTDPPKAEAKDVEALAGYGVATVHEALGRTGLLGHHLRPNQRDTRVAGTAVTVLSWPGDNLMIHAAVEQCGPGDILVVTTTSPSTDGMFGELFATALKRRGVRGIVTGAGIRDTAELRAMGFAAWSAAVSAQGTVKATGGSVNVPVVLGGETIRPGDVILADDDGVVVVPRERAQEAAEKSRAREDKEAATRAAFHEGQLGLDRYGLRETLRRLGVEYRTYEEHTGAGS; this is translated from the coding sequence ATGCCCGGCATCATCGTCACCGACCCGCCCAAGGCCGAGGCGAAGGACGTCGAGGCGCTCGCCGGGTACGGCGTCGCCACCGTCCACGAGGCGCTGGGCCGCACCGGACTGCTCGGCCACCACCTGCGCCCCAACCAGCGGGACACCCGCGTCGCGGGCACCGCCGTGACCGTCCTGTCCTGGCCCGGCGACAACCTCATGATCCACGCGGCCGTGGAGCAGTGCGGTCCGGGCGACATCCTCGTCGTCACCACCACCTCCCCGTCCACCGACGGCATGTTCGGCGAACTCTTCGCCACCGCCCTGAAGCGGCGCGGAGTGCGCGGCATCGTCACGGGCGCCGGCATCCGCGACACCGCCGAACTGCGCGCCATGGGCTTCGCCGCCTGGTCGGCGGCCGTCTCCGCGCAGGGCACCGTGAAGGCCACCGGCGGCAGCGTCAACGTCCCCGTCGTGCTCGGCGGGGAGACGATCCGCCCCGGTGACGTGATCCTCGCCGACGACGACGGCGTGGTGGTCGTCCCGCGCGAGCGGGCCCAGGAGGCCGCCGAGAAGTCGCGGGCCCGCGAGGACAAGGAGGCCGCCACGCGGGCCGCCTTCCACGAGGGTCAACTCGGCCTGGACCGGTACGGATTGCGGGAGACCCTGCGACGGCTCGGCGTCGAGTACCGGACGTACGAGGAGCACACCGGGGCCGGCTCGTGA
- a CDS encoding PIG-L deacetylase family protein, with translation MTNGQGAPAATPRSTLVITAHAGDFVWRAGGAVALAAARGEKVTIACLTFGERGESAKAWREGKKLDEIKALRRDEAERAAAVLGAEVRFFDAGDYPLLATAELTDRLVTVYRETRPDVVLTHPVEDPYNGDHPAANRMALEARVLAQAIGYPGEGEIIGAPPVFYFEPHQPEMSGFKPEVLLDITEVWETKRTAMECLAAQRHLWDYYTDLAVRRGVQLKRNAGPNLGLAHTTMAEAYMRPYPQIAKELA, from the coding sequence ATGACCAACGGCCAGGGCGCGCCCGCCGCCACCCCACGTTCGACACTGGTGATCACCGCGCACGCCGGGGACTTCGTGTGGCGGGCCGGCGGTGCCGTCGCCCTCGCCGCCGCCCGCGGCGAGAAGGTCACCATCGCGTGCCTGACGTTCGGCGAGCGCGGCGAGTCCGCCAAGGCCTGGCGCGAGGGGAAGAAGCTCGACGAGATCAAGGCACTCCGCCGCGACGAGGCGGAGCGCGCCGCCGCCGTGCTCGGCGCCGAGGTCCGCTTCTTCGACGCCGGCGACTACCCGCTTCTCGCCACCGCCGAACTGACCGACCGGCTCGTCACCGTCTACCGCGAGACCCGGCCCGACGTGGTGCTCACGCACCCGGTCGAGGACCCCTACAACGGCGACCACCCGGCCGCCAACCGCATGGCCCTGGAGGCCCGCGTCCTCGCGCAGGCCATCGGCTACCCCGGCGAGGGCGAGATCATCGGCGCCCCGCCCGTCTTCTACTTCGAACCGCACCAGCCCGAGATGAGCGGCTTCAAGCCCGAGGTCCTGCTCGACATCACCGAGGTCTGGGAGACCAAGCGCACGGCCATGGAGTGCCTGGCCGCGCAGCGGCACCTGTGGGACTACTACACCGATCTGGCGGTGCGCCGCGGTGTGCAGCTGAAGCGGAACGCCGGGCCCAACCTGGGGCTCGCCCACACGACCATGGCCGAGGCGTACATGCGCCCGTACCCGCAGATCGCGAAGGAGCTCGCCTGA
- a CDS encoding aromatic acid/H+ symport family MFS transporter, with translation MSSSATSSPARAGGAAAHRSRNAVIALCWALVLLDGIDTFIYGSVLPHMLGGRSLGLTDATAGTIGSWSTFGMLIGTILSGMASNWIGRRNTVLVSVVVFTLATLGTGWSQSSGQFGLFRLLCGFGLGALLPIAISYGMEFTSRGRRALATGVIMTAHQTGGALAPLIALWLVDDFGWRSAFIASAIPVLILLPLALKLLPESPTNLLTRGRRADAEQLAARFGTELPEVKERGTDKLDALKNLFRGGQWSTTLCFWLTSFAGLLLVYGVGQWLPKIMVELGYNTGDSLLFSTFLNVGGIFGMLIAGRTADRIGPRKVVIAWFTLTAVFVYLMGVEMAVGILYLVVFFAGLLLFSGQTMVYATVGTHHNDEDRPTALGWVSGMGRFGAVFGPWVGGELLAAGNADLGFTMYACAAVFGAVMMAFAALTIKARAKGRQGTAPAVA, from the coding sequence ATGTCCTCCTCCGCCACCTCCTCGCCCGCCCGGGCGGGCGGCGCCGCGGCACACAGAAGCCGCAACGCCGTCATCGCCCTGTGCTGGGCCCTCGTCCTGCTCGACGGCATCGACACCTTCATCTACGGCTCGGTCCTTCCGCACATGCTCGGCGGCAGGAGCCTGGGGCTCACCGACGCGACCGCGGGCACCATCGGCAGCTGGTCCACCTTCGGCATGCTGATCGGCACGATCCTGTCGGGCATGGCCTCGAACTGGATCGGCCGCCGCAACACGGTCCTGGTCAGCGTCGTCGTCTTCACCCTGGCCACGCTGGGCACCGGCTGGTCGCAGAGCTCCGGCCAGTTCGGCCTCTTCCGCCTGCTGTGCGGCTTCGGCCTCGGCGCGCTGCTGCCGATCGCGATCTCGTACGGCATGGAGTTCACCTCGCGCGGCCGCCGCGCCCTCGCCACCGGCGTCATCATGACCGCGCACCAGACGGGCGGCGCCCTGGCACCTCTCATCGCGCTGTGGCTGGTCGACGACTTCGGCTGGCGCTCGGCCTTCATCGCCTCCGCGATACCGGTCCTGATCCTGCTGCCGCTCGCCCTCAAGCTGCTGCCCGAATCGCCGACCAACCTGCTCACGCGCGGCCGCCGCGCCGACGCCGAGCAGCTCGCCGCGCGGTTCGGCACCGAGCTGCCCGAGGTCAAGGAGCGCGGCACCGACAAGCTCGACGCGCTGAAGAACCTGTTCCGGGGCGGCCAGTGGTCCACCACCCTGTGCTTCTGGCTGACGTCCTTCGCGGGCCTGCTGCTCGTCTACGGCGTCGGCCAGTGGCTGCCGAAGATCATGGTCGAACTCGGCTACAACACCGGCGACTCGCTGCTGTTCTCCACGTTCCTGAACGTCGGCGGCATCTTCGGCATGCTCATCGCCGGCCGCACCGCCGACCGGATCGGCCCGCGCAAGGTCGTCATCGCCTGGTTCACCCTGACCGCCGTCTTCGTCTACCTGATGGGCGTCGAGATGGCCGTCGGCATCCTCTACCTCGTGGTCTTCTTCGCCGGTCTGCTGCTCTTCTCCGGCCAGACGATGGTCTACGCGACCGTCGGCACCCACCACAACGACGAGGACCGGCCCACCGCCCTCGGCTGGGTCTCCGGCATGGGCCGCTTCGGAGCGGTCTTCGGACCCTGGGTCGGCGGTGAACTCCTCGCGGCGGGCAACGCCGACCTGGGCTTCACGATGTACGCCTGCGCGGCGGTGTTCGGCGCCGTGATGATGGCGTTCGCCGCGCTCACCATCAAGGCGCGCGCCAAGGGCCGGCAGGGCACCGCCCCGGCCGTCGCCTGA
- a CDS encoding VOC family protein, whose protein sequence is MTPPLGDIAHIGHAQLFTPDLDASVAFFTDFLGLTVNGEDGDTVHLRTFDDYEHHSLVLTAREQPGLGRLALRTSSEEALRRRVEAVENAGGTGHWTEDEPGLGKLYVTTDPDGHEHALYWESEHYRAPGALKPALKNQPQAKPNRGVGVRRLDHVNFLAADVLANAEFQQSVLGARPTEQIRLDTGRIAARWLTYTNKSYDVVYTEDWTGSEGRLHHIAFASDTREDILRAADLAVDTGVFIETGPHKHAIQQTFFLYVYEPGGNRIELCNPLTRLVLAPDWPLVTWTEAERAKGQAWGLKTIRSFHTHGTPPVQA, encoded by the coding sequence ATGACCCCGCCGCTCGGCGACATCGCCCATATCGGCCACGCCCAGCTGTTCACCCCGGACCTGGACGCCTCCGTCGCCTTCTTCACGGACTTCCTGGGCCTCACCGTCAACGGCGAGGACGGCGACACCGTCCATCTGCGCACCTTCGACGACTACGAGCACCACAGCCTGGTCCTCACCGCCCGCGAGCAGCCGGGACTCGGCCGGCTCGCCCTGCGCACCTCCAGCGAGGAAGCCCTGCGGCGCCGGGTGGAGGCCGTCGAGAATGCGGGCGGCACGGGCCACTGGACCGAGGACGAGCCCGGCCTCGGCAAGCTCTACGTCACCACCGACCCCGACGGCCACGAACACGCCCTGTACTGGGAGAGCGAGCACTACCGCGCCCCCGGCGCGCTGAAGCCCGCCCTCAAGAACCAGCCGCAGGCCAAGCCGAACCGGGGCGTCGGCGTCCGCCGCCTGGACCACGTCAACTTCCTCGCCGCCGACGTCCTCGCCAACGCCGAGTTCCAGCAGAGCGTCCTCGGGGCCCGACCCACCGAGCAGATCAGGCTCGACACGGGCCGGATCGCGGCGCGCTGGCTCACGTACACGAACAAGTCCTACGACGTCGTCTACACCGAGGACTGGACCGGCAGCGAGGGCAGGCTGCACCACATCGCCTTCGCCTCCGACACCCGCGAGGACATCCTGCGCGCCGCCGACCTCGCCGTCGACACCGGCGTGTTCATCGAGACGGGCCCGCACAAGCACGCCATCCAGCAGACGTTCTTCCTCTACGTCTACGAACCCGGCGGCAACCGCATCGAGCTGTGCAACCCGCTCACCCGGCTCGTGCTCGCCCCCGACTGGCCGCTCGTCACCTGGACCGAGGCCGAGCGCGCCAAGGGACAGGCCTGGGGCCTGAAGACCATCCGGTCGTTCCACACCCACGGCACCCCGCCCGTCCAGGCCTGA
- a CDS encoding GntR family transcriptional regulator, translated as MPKEARPGSGEQAKQYALERLRRSILRGEMAPAQRLVENELAEQYDVTRASIRAALLDLAAEGLVERIRNRGSRVRVVTVQEAVEITECRMALEGLCAAKAAEVATDAQLDELTGLGTAMSKAVAEGDPITYSELNHELHARIRDISGQQTAVGLLERLNAQLVRHRFQLALRPGRPQQSLSEHLAVIDAIRARDPQAAETAVRAHLSSVIAALRDD; from the coding sequence ATGCCGAAGGAAGCCCGTCCAGGCTCCGGAGAGCAGGCCAAGCAGTACGCGCTGGAGCGGCTCCGGCGGTCGATCCTGCGCGGCGAGATGGCACCGGCGCAGCGGCTGGTGGAGAACGAACTCGCCGAGCAGTACGACGTCACCCGCGCCAGCATCCGCGCCGCACTGCTCGACCTCGCCGCCGAAGGGCTGGTCGAGCGGATCCGCAACCGCGGGTCACGAGTGCGCGTGGTCACGGTGCAGGAGGCCGTGGAGATCACGGAGTGCCGGATGGCACTGGAGGGGCTGTGCGCGGCCAAGGCCGCCGAGGTCGCCACCGACGCCCAGCTCGACGAGCTGACCGGCCTCGGCACCGCCATGTCGAAGGCGGTCGCCGAGGGCGACCCGATCACGTACTCCGAACTCAACCACGAACTGCACGCCCGGATCCGGGACATCTCCGGCCAGCAGACGGCCGTCGGTCTCCTGGAGCGGCTCAACGCCCAACTGGTACGCCACCGCTTCCAGTTGGCGCTGCGCCCGGGACGTCCGCAGCAATCCCTGAGTGAGCACCTGGCGGTGATCGACGCGATCCGCGCCAGGGATCCGCAAGCGGCCGAGACGGCCGTCCGCGCCCACCTCAGCAGCGTGATCGCCGCTCTGCGCGACGACTGA
- a CDS encoding helix-turn-helix domain-containing protein, translating into MTEARRDLPQLLGEARRWFEDGLLAALEAGGVPAVTPAQVQLFAALDADGTTVAELARRTGVTRQTVHQAVRSLVAAGLLEQVADPASARQRLVRRTPAGRYAHDRARRALRRLEGQLAQRIGEEALDALRSALEAPWGDPPGRR; encoded by the coding sequence GTGACCGAGGCCCGACGCGATCTGCCGCAGCTTCTGGGGGAGGCCCGGCGCTGGTTCGAGGACGGACTGCTCGCCGCGCTGGAGGCGGGCGGGGTGCCGGCCGTCACCCCGGCGCAGGTGCAGCTCTTCGCCGCGCTCGACGCCGACGGCACCACCGTCGCCGAACTCGCCCGGCGCACGGGGGTCACCCGGCAGACCGTCCACCAGGCCGTGCGCTCGCTGGTCGCCGCGGGGCTGCTGGAGCAGGTCGCCGACCCCGCCTCCGCACGGCAGCGCCTCGTCCGGCGCACCCCCGCGGGGCGGTACGCCCACGACAGGGCCCGCCGCGCGCTCCGCCGCCTGGAGGGACAGCTCGCCCAACGCATCGGCGAGGAAGCCCTCGACGCGCTGCGGTCGGCGCTGGAAGCGCCCTGGGGAGACCCGCCCGGCCGCCGCTGA